A portion of the ANME-2 cluster archaeon genome contains these proteins:
- the ribC gene encoding riboflavin synthase, which produces MVTVGIADTTFARYDMGAAAIDELRNNASVKIKRYTVPGIKDLPVACKKLIDEQNCDIVMALGMPGADPKDKICAHEASQGIIQAQLMTNIHIIEVFVHEDEARDDRTLAWLMEQRSREHALNVVKLMFRPHDLEREAGTGQRQGYEDAGSVGQ; this is translated from the coding sequence ATGGTCACGGTAGGCATTGCTGATACTACATTTGCCAGGTATGATATGGGGGCTGCGGCTATTGATGAACTGCGCAACAACGCCTCTGTGAAGATAAAACGGTACACCGTACCCGGTATCAAGGACCTGCCCGTAGCCTGCAAGAAATTGATAGATGAGCAGAACTGCGACATAGTCATGGCACTGGGTATGCCCGGGGCAGACCCGAAGGACAAGATATGTGCCCATGAGGCATCCCAGGGCATTATACAGGCGCAGTTGATGACCAATATCCATATAATCGAGGTGTTCGTGCATGAGGACGAGGCCCGGGATGACAGGACCCTTGCATGGCTGATGGAGCAGCGCTCACGGGAACATGCCCTTAATGTGGTAAAACTTATGTTCCGTCCCCATGACCTGGAACGCGAAGCCGGGACAGGGCAGAGGCAGGGATACGAGGATGCGGGTTCTGTCGGTCAGTAA